A window of Rhododendron vialii isolate Sample 1 chromosome 11a, ASM3025357v1 genomic DNA:
ATAATCTTAGTGTGAAGGGTAAGAAAGACCAGATTTCCAAGCATGAAAAGCCTTCTATTGACTGTTCAAAAGAAGCCCAACAATCTCCTGCCGTTGCTCTTAGAGAGACTCTTAATGTTTCATGTGTTGCTGCTGTGGGAGAATCGAAGGAACTGGTTGTTGGTCCTGTGTTTGAAATGTGCTTAAAGGTCTCTAATTTGTCGTCCGAGTCTTCTAGTGAGTCGACCGCATCAACGGCTATTGCTGAACATCAAAGTTCGATGTCTCTAGTATTCAAAGATGCAGAAGATAATTTAAACCAAGTCATATTGAAAGATTGCGAAATTATCAAGGATTAGATGCTTCCTATTAAAGACTCAGATGATTTCCTCGAAGACATTAGGGTTGAGAGTGAAGAACTATGTAGCACCAACACTCCAAAAGGGCaccgtgtccacgtattggacacgccacgtggcgtgtccaataatttttattatttttgataggggacagGGCTGGGGACACGGCTAGAGACACGCCGGGGACACGGctaggggtcaaaatgtaatatttttaaaatttttggggattaatatgaaattattcaaaacatttgggttaaactgtaattttccctttgaaaaaaatttatacaatttgtgaaattattcatatacaatggttcataattttttttatacatatgtacatatatttatttttcatttatttatacacgtggcgtgtcccccgccgtgtccgtatccccatttttttagaattgccgtgtccattgtccgtatccgtgtccgtaTTTATATCCGTGTCCATGCTACAGAGGTGGAGAATCCAGTGTTCCATCTTCTAACAAGCCCAATGAAGTGAAGCAAGCAGTTTATAGTTTGGAAAGTAATAACCCTTCAATAGTGACCGGACAGCTTCCAAAGCTTGCTGATTTAGTACCAAAAGAGATGACTTATGAACCTTGCTGTTGCGTTGGTGATCAACGAACAACATATCTTATTTTGAGCTCCAAATCGCCTGATCACATGTGTTCATGGAAGCATGGAAACTCAAAAATTCCGCCAACTTCTATTTTCATCCGGGAGGATTTCAAGGATTTTTCTTCTACTTCAATTAATTTCATCATCCCAGAGAAATTCAACTTCGGAAATGGAATGACAttgttactttcttttcttccaccTATGAAGAAGATACAACAACTTCCATATGCAGATTTAGATATGAAGATAAGGTTCCAATTGAAAAGCTTATGGACTACCATTCTTCAACATTTCAAAACTCGAGGTCGAGTTTTCTCTAACAAGGGGAGAAAGATGCGGTCCATGATTAATGCAATGGGTAGTTTGGTAGTTTCAAAAGGTTCAATGATTTGGGATGATGAAGAGCCTACTTGGTATATTGACCGGGCATGCATCATTAAAGGCTTTGACTTTTCATTTAGGGAAGTTTGACCAAATATTCAATGCATGCTAGTAGAATATTATTAGTCCCACATTATATAAATAAGACTtgattgtgttagggttagttaacaccctatacacaacatggtattagagcatgAACATAACAGGTGCACCCGAACACttgtaggggtaatgagtggagaggccaacTAGGAAATAAAATCGTATGGGGTATCTGGCCACCTAGGACTCTAGATGGCATACAATTGATCAAATAACGTGCTGTAAGAACAACATAACTCCAGTAAGACTTATGAACTTGCATTTGAAATAACAGTGAACACATAAGCTCTGATAAATGCCTAATCTTGCGTTtggcaactccattttgttgtggagttcaAGTGCAAGAAGATTGGTGAATTATacctgttaaagcatccaactctaaaccaattggcaaagagtggagaggccgcccaggctcataattaaccgatgtgggacaaatcccaacactcccccgcacgtgggacccctgactcgcacgtgaaGAGGCAAACAAACGATCcataacacttggatcacaacaaataacggtgcacttatggctagtgttctaaaactcggtatTCCTCGCCGAGTACTCGGCGAATACTCGCTCCAAGGTGCCTGGCCGAGTGAGTACCGAgtaccgagttttagaacattgcttaTGGCACAAATAAGGGGGAACAAATTTTTGgaaaccctagctctgataccatgttaaagcattcaactccaaaccaattgctaaagagtggagaggccgctcatgctcatatactagtttttggaggagataattaaccgatgtgggacaaatcccaacaataCCGATGATcatcaaaaaatttagaaagagcattagaaaaatattcacGTGCATTATCACAACGAAATGTacgaatgcaagtatcaaattgagttttgatttccTTATAGAATGACTTCAAAACAGAAGACAACTTTGACCTCTCTTTCATGAGATAAAGATACATGACACGAGTGTAATCATCGACAAGGATAACATAATACTTAAAGCTAAAAACATTAGGAACGCACATGGGGCCCCAAATATCATAATGAACTAATTGAAAAGGACGAGACACATGACTCTCAACCTTAGGATAAAAGGATAGTCTatgatgtttactaaactcacagacttcaTAGGGCAAAACATC
This region includes:
- the LOC131308131 gene encoding uncharacterized protein LOC131308131 produces the protein MLPIKDSDDFLEDIRVESGESSVPSSNKPNEVKQAVYSLESNNPSIVTGQLPKLADLVPKEMTYEPCCCVGDQRTTYLILSSKSPDHMCSWKHGNSKIPPTSIFIREDFKDFSSTSINFIIPEKFNFGNGMTLLLSFLPPMKKIQQLPYADLDMKIRFQLKSLWTTILQHFKTRGRVFSNKGRKMRSMINAMGSLVVSKGSMIWDDEEPTWYIDRACIIKGFDFSFREV